Genomic segment of Myxococcus stipitatus:
TCGGGGAGTTGTTTTCTCCCCAAGCGACTTCACGAAGGAAATGACTGTGAAGTCCTTGTTCCCCTGGCAGCGCGAGACTCCGGCAAACCACCTCGTCGAGAGGTTGGCCGAGCATCTCTCCCTCGTCTGACGCGAGTGGCCCGCTGCCGCACGAAGTCACGTCGCTGTATTCCAGAGCCGCGAACAAAGAAAATAAGGTCGAAGTTGCAGCATGCCCTATAGCTTCATCTCTTGTTTTATCGTGATTGTCCAGTGAGCCCAAAATCGGAGTAAGGCCGTGGTTTTCGCGGCTCCGGGACTTCACTGAAATGAAGAGAAACGCTCGCGAGACCCCATGGATTCGACCCACGTTTCGTCGCACCCGCCCAGCCCTTGGGGGCTACCGCTCTGGGGCCACCTGTTGCGCCATGATCGCGACCCTCTGGGGTTCGTCGTCGAGTGCTTCCGCAAGCATGGCGACGTGGTCCGTCTCAAGCTCGGTGGTGAAACGACCTATCTGGTGAGTCACCCGGATCACGTCCGGTACTTCCTCACGGAGAACGCCAACAACTACGCGAAACCCCCGCTGGTGAATGACCCCTTCCTGGGCAACGGGCTGTTCGTGAGCGAGGGCACCTACTGGCGACGGCAGCGGCGGCTCGTCCAGCCCTCGTTCCACCGCGAGCGGCTCAACGGCCTGCTGTCGGGCATGGCGGGCCTCATCGACGGGATGTTGAAGTCCTGGGAGGAGCGCGCCCGGGCCGCGCAGCCGCTCGATATCGCGGAGGAGATGGGCATCCTCTCCCTGCACATGACGACGCGGGCGCTGTACTCGGAGGTGCCCGACGCGCCGACGACGGCGGCCGTCCGGCGGATGATGCACACCTTCAACGCGCGCGAGACCCTGCTGGCGCGCGTGCTCCGGCTGGAGCGGCTGCCGCTCTACCGGCGCAAGTGGGCGGACTTCTTCGACACGCAGCGGCTGATGCGCCGCAAGGCGAAGGAGGTCGTCGAGCGGCGCCGCGAGGGCGGGCCCGAGGACGACATCATGGCGATGCTCGTCGCGGCGAGAGACCGCGACACGGGCGAGGCCATGACGGAGAAGGAGCTGCGGGACGAGTTCATGAACCTGTTCTCGGGGAACGAGGGCCCCGGGGCCGCGCTCGCGTGGGGCTGGCACCTGCTGTCACTCCACCCGGAGATCGCCGACCGGCTCGCCTCCGAGAGCGCCGCGGTGCTGGACGGCCGCGCGCCGACGCTGGAGGACCTGCCTCGGCTGCGCTACGCGACGCAGGTGTTCGAGGAGTCGCTCCGGCTGTACCCCACGGCCTGGAAGCTGGTGCGGGTGGCGGGAGCGGCGGACACGCTGGGCAAGTACCCGGTGGCGCCCGGGACAGTCATCATGGCCATCTCGTACATCATCCACCGGCACCCGGAGTTCTGGTCCTCGCCGGAGGTCTTCGACCCGGAGCGCTTCGCGCCAGGCGCCCCCGCACGGCACAAGTTCGCCTACGTGCCGTTCGGTGGGGGGCAGCACATCTGCATCGCCAACAACCTGTCGCTGATGTTCGGAGCGCT
This window contains:
- a CDS encoding cytochrome P450; amino-acid sequence: MDSTHVSSHPPSPWGLPLWGHLLRHDRDPLGFVVECFRKHGDVVRLKLGGETTYLVSHPDHVRYFLTENANNYAKPPLVNDPFLGNGLFVSEGTYWRRQRRLVQPSFHRERLNGLLSGMAGLIDGMLKSWEERARAAQPLDIAEEMGILSLHMTTRALYSEVPDAPTTAAVRRMMHTFNARETLLARVLRLERLPLYRRKWADFFDTQRLMRRKAKEVVERRREGGPEDDIMAMLVAARDRDTGEAMTEKELRDEFMNLFSGNEGPGAALAWGWHLLSLHPEIADRLASESAAVLDGRAPTLEDLPRLRYATQVFEESLRLYPTAWKLVRVAGAADTLGKYPVAPGTVIMAISYIIHRHPEFWSSPEVFDPERFAPGAPARHKFAYVPFGGGQHICIANNLSLMFGALVLAMVSQRFRLRGIPGRRVDIHPGISLLPRGGLPMTLEPRR